The region CCTGGACGCTCGATTCGACGAGCTGGTCGGACATCATGCATGTCGAGTAGTGACGCGTGCCGTCGCGGCTGACGCGGCTGCCGTGGGGCATCACGCACGTTTCGATCTGCGTGATCTCGCTCATCATCGGCGTGAACACAGCCGAGACCGAACTCGGTAGGTGATCGCCGTGAAGATTGAAGTTCACCACGAACAATGACGACCCGTCTGGCGTCATCGACATGGTCGCGGGAAAGAGTCCGACGTACGCCGAGTCGACGAAGCGGTCGGTCCCGGTCTCCATCTGCCAGACCTGCCCATATGGCTGACCGTGGGCGATCGAGACGTACCAATGCGTACCGGTCGGTGACACGGCGATGCCGTGGGCCCCATCGATATCAGCAGGATGCGGCCCTACGGTGATCGCCTTCTCTTCGACGACCTCGGTCCCGTCGAAACGGACGAGGCTCACGATGTCCGAGGACTCGTTGGCGACATACGCCCAGTAACTGGGATGGGACTGTGCCGCGACCGGACTCGTCAGTGCTAGCCCAGCCGCGAGTAGAAGCCGCTTCGTCATCAGGTAATCGGACGTGGACGCGCGTGCTTCACCACCCACAGCCCGCTCGTCATGTCACTCACGAACAGGTTGCCTTTGAACGGCTGCGGGCCCCATGCGTTCGCGCTGTTCGCGGCCAGACCTTCACCCTCGGCCGCCTCGGTGCGGTAGAAGCCAAGCTCGCGACCTTGGCGATACAGATCACCCCGTAGCGTGCCGCTCACATCCACAATGCGCAGACCACCCTGGTAGTAGGCGATGTACAGCACGTCATCTTCGATCCAGACGTTGTGCGCACCGGCCTCGGGCAGGTCGTACTTGGCGACCTGTCGTGGGTTGTCGATGTCGCTGACGTCGACAACGTGAATGAATCCACGCATGCCGTCCGACGTCCCGATCTCATCACCCAGGAAGACGTAGTCGCGCGTGCGCCACGCGACGTGCGTGTTGCCCTCGGGATACTTGATCGCCGAAACGAAGACCGGGTTGTGCGCTGAGCCGCCGTGCGTTCCGGCACCGACGTCGACGATGACCAACCCATCATTCCAGTAACTGAGGTACGCGTAGCCGTCCTCGGCCCAGACATCGTGGAGCGACTTGTTCGTGTCACCCTCTTTGATTTCGAAGCGGCCGGCGTGCTTGGGGTTGGCCGGATCGCTCATGTCGATGATGTGCATGGCGCTCGTGCCGTTGTTCACGGCGTACACGGTCTCACCCATGATCCAGACGTTGTGGATACCACCGGTGAGGCTGTCGGTGAGCTCGGCCATGATGGTCGGATGCGCCGGGTCGGCCAGGTCGAGCACGACGATGCCGTTGCGGCGCGTGCTCGCACCCTCACGTGTGATGATCGCCCAGCTGGCATCGTCACTGACCTTCACATCGTTCACCACGCGGGCATCGACGACGACGGAATCGAGCAGCGCGATGTTGGTCGGGTCCGTGACGTTCCAGACGAACATCCGCTGGCCGCCTCCCTGGGCGTGCGTGCCCGTGTAGGCGTAGTCTTCCCCGTCCGCGCCCTCGAAGACCCACAGGTCGGAGGTCGAGACTTCGGAGCGGGCACCGTGATCGAGTAACTCGACGGTCTGCGGCTCAGGACGCGGCGTGACCTCGACTACTGCCGCAGCTGATGCGCTGCCTGTGCTTGCGATCACTCGGTAGGCTCCGGTTTCTTCAGCAACGAACGTGCCGTCGCTATAGACGAAGCCGCCCGTGCCCTCGAGTCCCGAAACTGCCAGATCGAGCGCGATGTCGGTGACCGCGTTGCCGTTCGCATCCGTGGCG is a window of Longimicrobiales bacterium DNA encoding:
- a CDS encoding Ig-like domain-containing protein; translation: MTRSIPSALTSLALAAVLAAAAAAPVAAQFPQATDDQRAAGAMVTEVRFGSDELTVARGETVTLATGMYDVNGNAVQGAVAIIMAQAGVSPRFAPIEGASVDLTGQQPGAGMLTAIVMVPLDQGSVRGTAGARQVGQIPVTVLDYPAASIDIAEPDYMLYTGTSLQMAGTIMTTQGDAHATAQIIWTSSDPSVAMVTGSGILTSMSAGNATLTAATEGGVSVDYPVMVATNPVTSISMSPSSTSTRRGDVVEFDIVATDANGNAVTDIALDLAVSGLEGTGGFVYSDGTFVAEETGAYRVIASTGSASAAAVVEVTPRPEPQTVELLDHGARSEVSTSDLWVFEGADGEDYAYTGTHAQGGGQRMFVWNVTDPTNIALLDSVVVDARVVNDVKVSDDASWAIITREGASTRRNGIVVLDLADPAHPTIMAELTDSLTGGIHNVWIMGETVYAVNNGTSAMHIIDMSDPANPKHAGRFEIKEGDTNKSLHDVWAEDGYAYLSYWNDGLVIVDVGAGTHGGSAHNPVFVSAIKYPEGNTHVAWRTRDYVFLGDEIGTSDGMRGFIHVVDVSDIDNPRQVAKYDLPEAGAHNVWIEDDVLYIAYYQGGLRIVDVSGTLRGDLYRQGRELGFYRTEAAEGEGLAANSANAWGPQPFKGNLFVSDMTSGLWVVKHARPRPIT